The DNA segment CATAGCACCttcactagtatatatataatactaacaAAAGATCATTTGAGACACTGATGTTTGGGGTGGTTGTGGGTTTGCGTGTGCATGATACCAACTCCttttaatttgatataaaacCCGGCCAGAAGATAGCTGAGGTTTCTCACAGTTTCATTGTCCATTTGTTTGATCTCAGCTTTGTGCTTCAGAGTAAAAGGTTTAGTGTTTGTTTGTGTTAAGCAGTGATGAACGACCCTAGGTACCCATATGCTTACCCTGCCCAAGGCCAAGGTATGCCagcttccttttcctctttctttctttcgtttttttctttctctcctaaTTTCTGATCATCTTTCCTGTTTTCAACAAGTTTCCTACCTACTTCTTTTGACTCTCTTTATAATTTTCTGCTATATCACCTGCATTTTCGGATTAAagcctttcatttttcttgtccAGTCACGGGTTGAAGTACTAACTaaaaactagattttaaaaaaggGTTAAACTTTCCTTTTGTTTGAGTGGGAAAGTTCTGAAATATAAATTTCTGTGATTATAACATGAGTTAATAGATATGATTGTCATTTCACTTAATTAGTCTcatatttggttttaattttgaaGAATTCTGCATTAATATTGGTGGTCTTAAAGATTTTCCAGGCCTTGCTCTTAGAATATGTTGAAatcaatgaatttttttaaatcaatttgtttaaattttttgtcaACTTGGTTGGGGGTAATCTTTCCAGGTTATTATCAAGGACCCCCAGTGATGGCACCTCCACAATATGCTGCTGCACCACCCAGGAGATCAGAAGCAGGTTTCATTGGGGGATGGTAAATTGATTAATGTCTCACCATCATCATGCATGTGTCTGCAATAGACTGCCATAGCTCTCTCGATctctaacaaaataaaaattattaaaaaaaaaagaataaagagtgTAATTTCACATAAtcatctcaatatatatatatatatatatatttcctgaAGGTGCTTTATTTTGTCTTcaatctttaaaattaaaaaaatgatttttttgggtGTTTTCTTGCAGTTTAGCGGCTCTCTGTTGCTGCTGCCGGATTGGCGAGTGTTGCTGCTGCCGGATTGGCGAGTGTTGCTGCCGGATTGGCGAGTGTTGCTGCCGGATTGGCGAGTGTTGCTGCCGGATTGGCGAGTGTTGCTGCGACCCATCCATCGTATGTGTCTGCTGATCATCATCATCGGCCTGTAATTGCATGCACGTACGAATATTTCCCGCTTGTAAATAGTATCATGCTCGAAATTGTTCTCGTCCGGTGATCAGTACATGTAGACTTTGTTTTAGATTTGCAGTTTCTATTGTCTATCAATCTTTGTGTTGTAGTTTCTCagagactatatataatattcatcaatttctcttatatatatatatatatatatatatgccagcTTTATTCCATTAGGCGACTTTGGCCAGTGGCTCCCAAAAAAAtctaagaataattttttaaaaggaaaaatatataatcaattaaattaaCTAATTAACTCAACGAAACAACATCAAAAGTatccataaaaaatatatatattatgttattattagttttaaaagtattttatataataattatttcacgTATTCTCCTAATATAAATACACTTATATTACCGttgttattatttgttttctattattttccttattttattttacattaaaaaaaaaaaggaaataattgGATTGGCTCAATTATCTAATTGATCAAAGAGAAAAACATTTATTGGTGGAGGTACTTCGTGATATTGTTGAACATTCATACAagcatattaatttaataaagttcTATTTATGTTCAAATTAAAACTTTCAATTTCGAGAGAGAATCGAAGAGACTCATCCAACCATTTCAAAAAGTCTCGATCGTATTAAAACCAAtcaatatatatcttttatatataaaaagtgtgtatgaaacgaaaaatcttgttttaacggttttttttgtttttccgttaaagttaacagcgtttgttttaacggtttgacacataaaatgaagacaaaaatgttgagagagatagcattcaatgttgttatatgatttattaatctcaataattataatacttaatagtttatataataataagtaattaaatattagttattatatttttctctttctccttaacatatacacgtgtattaggtgcataagacgtgaatccctaagtataatatacgtgtattatacgtttcattaactcagattattgagtattccaaatttaaaaatctcatataatatataatacaagtgtgtttaatcaaagtgtttttttttcccatggtagtaggacgtagcttctgctaagtcatattccatacgtgagCTTGCTAttataggcacgtgacaaaggtcgTGATCCctaattaagaaaaagtaaattcggccaacaatttcaaaatatattttatgatttatatatatgttatatatagaaaatattataccacaaattttataaaatgattatgttttaactttatgttatccctgatcgactcaaccaacagcaaaataagaatttcaatgttgtctctattgattgtctacaggatgacataaattgatgaattataatacaaacatcaaacgacacatattttgaactaccatttgtattagacttttattaaatttttcgtatacatctttgttaaaatttttgaaagaacataatttttttccaaactaTATTGAAAGAACATAATTTAGAAATGATAAAAGTCTATTATATTAAGCACgtaattagtatatatttttttaataatcaaagCTAAAATTGACACGTGCCTATcccttaattaaaaataaaaaagacatatATTTCTTATATGCTCACAAGAGACGTGACCATTTCTCCATATTAATTTAAGAAGATTTTCCCAACCAGTGgatttagaaatttaattgttgaaATCAAAGTACattcaattattaattttttttcttttgtaaaataaatagagCATTTCTAAAGTTTCAATTATTCATATTTCGAGgcttcaaattttttttggtGTCTCATTCCTTGTCACTTGCATTCAGTTAACTGGGCGCGGTGAGGCGTGCCGGATTATCGCTTCAATTGAATACTCTGGCCGGTGGGCGAAATAACGGGGAAGATACATTGACTCCCAAATTAATGAGGAAAATGTTACGATATACCAATTTTTCTGTACAAAACTTCCCTAaaagttcttaaaaaaaaaacacaatgtaCTCATGTTATATTGatcattataaaaattaatcttatttaaaatcatttataacaaataaattataaattagttttctaatcgttcatttttttttatcatttttaaagtttatatatgtaaaaataaattgtttttaaaaagcGTCCACAtctaattcttttttcttagtttattcTCATATTTCTTCAATATCTCTTGTAATCTATGCCATTCTTCTAGCTTTACTCTCCCAAAAAGGATACAATCATCTGCACTGGTACCCAAACCTTcagcacaaaaaataaaaaggtaggGTGACAAAAGATCATACTGCCTCAAACCCCTTCAAGCCAGAATTTTGTACCGGAAAGCCATTGATTAGAACAAAAAAAGATACAAATTTGTCACAACTCATGATCAGCTTCACCCATTTTtcatgaaaacccaattttttcataatagtcttcaaaaacAACAACTCAACTCGATCATATAAGCTTTTGACATATCTAATTTTATGGCCATGCTTCCTACTCTCCCCTATGGAAAAGATTCACTTGGGTTATGGTCCATGACTGTAACAGATTTTTCTCCTTCTATAAAAGCTTGATTGATACTCCataaatttgatgaattttattatatataaaattgataaatttgcATGCATGAAACTGGATATGGATGCATAAAATAATCTTCTGTCATAATACATGATGAGTGGCATTTTGTACTGTACTGAAGTTGGtttctattaaatatattactgatcattaaattatatatatatatatatatatatggagactCTGAATTGGAAGTATTGATTTAGATATTATTTGAAAGAATTCAGTAGGCATTAGAATGAAAAGTTAGAACTGAAAGTTTAAGTTCCCATGCAATTGCTTTTTGGGTTTTAAGTTTGAATGTTTCTGTAATTTGCATTaaaaatttttgataagtaaaaagaatATGCTGATTTTTGCTTTAATAGGTTGtttctattattaaaatgtGTTCaatgatttaaggttttatttCATAAGTTATCAATCTAAAGTCAACTAAGCAGCCACATTTTTTCCCCATATGTTACCGAAACTGATTTCACATATGCCTTTTTATTCTTCTAACCAGGTGCTATATGCAAGGGTTATACGTGCCTTGCACATAGCACCttcactagtatatatataataataacaaaagatCATTTGAGACACTGATGTTTGGGGTGGTTGTGGGTTTGCGTGTGCATGATACCAACTCCttttaatttgatataaaacCCGGCCAGAAGATAGCTGAGGTTTCTCACAGTTTCATTGTCCATTTGTTTGATCTCAGCTTTGTGCTTCAGAGTAAAAGGTTTAGTGTTTGTTTGTGTTAAGCAGTGATGAAAGACCCTAGGTACCCATATGCTTACCCTGCCCAAGGCCAAGGTATCCagcttccttttcctctttctttctttcgtttttttctttctctcctaaTTTCTGATCATCTTTCCTGTTTTCAACAAGTTTCCTACCTACTTCTTTTGACTCTCTTTATAATTTTCTGCTATATCACCTGCATTTTCGGATTAAagcctttcatttttcttgtccAGTCACGGGTTGAAGTACTAACTaaaaactagattttaaaaaaggGTTAAACTTTCCTTTTGTTTGAGTGGGAAAGTTCTGAAATATAAATTTCTGTGATTATAACATGAGTTAATAGATATGATTGTCATTTCACTTAATTAGTCTcatatttggttttaattttgaaGAATTCTGCATTAATATTGGTGGTCTTAAAGATTTTCCAGGCCTTGCTCTTAGAATATGTTGAAatcaatgaatttttttaaatcaatttgtttaaattttttgtcaACTTGGTTGGGGGTAATCTTTCCAGGTTATTATCAAGGACCCCCAGTGATGGCACCTCCACAATATGCTGCTGCACCACCCAGGAGATCAGAAGCAGGTTTCATTCAGGGATGGTAAATTGATTAATGTCTCACCATCATCATGCATGTGTCTGCAATAGACTGCCATAGCTCTCTCGATctctaacaaaataaaaattattaaaaaaaaaagaataaagagtgTAATTTCACATAAtcatctcaatatatatatatatatatatatttcctgaAGGTGCTTTATTTTGTCTTcaatctttaaaattaaaaaaatgatttttttgggtGTTTTCTTGCAGTTTAGCGGCTCTCTGTTGCTGCTGCCGGATTGACGAGTGTTGCTGCGACCCATCCATCGTATGTGTCTGCTGATCATCATCATCGGCCTGTAATTGCATGCACGTACGAATATTTCCCGCTTGTAAATAGTATCATGCTCGAAATTGTTCTCGTCCGGTGATCAGTACATGTAGACTTTGTTTTAGATTTGCAGTTTCTATTGTCTATCAATCTTTGTGTTGTAGTTTCTCagagactatatataatattcatcaatttctcttatatatatatatatatataatcaattaaattaaCTAATTAACTCAACGAAACAACATCAAAAGTatccataaaaaatatatatattatgttattattagttttaaaagtattttatataataattatttcacgTATTCTCCTAATATAAATACACTTATATTACCGttgttattatttgttttctattattttccttattttattttacattaaaaaaaaaaggaaataattgGATTGGCTCAATTATCTAATTGATCAAAGAGAAAAACATTTATTGGTGGAGGTACTTCGTGATATTGTTGAACATTCATACAagcatattaatttaataaagttcTATTTATGTTCAAATTAAAACTTTCAATTTCGAGAGAGAATCGAAGAGACTCATCCAACCATTTCAAAAAGTCTCGATCGTATTAAAACCAAtcaatatatatcttttatatataaaaagtgtgtatgaaacgaaaaatcttgttttaacggttttttttgtttttccgttaaagttaacagcgtttgttttaacggtttgacacataaaatgaagacataaatgttgagagagatagcattcaatgttgttatatgatttattaatctcaataattataatacttaatagtttatataataataagtaattaaatattagttattatatttttctctttctccttaacatatacacgtgtattaggtgcataagacgtgaatccctaagtataatatacgtgtattatacgtttcattaactcagattattgagtattccaaatttaaaaatctcatataatatataatacaagtgtgtttaatcaaagtgtttttttttcccatggtagtaggacgtagcttctgctaagtcatattccatacgtgagCTTGCTAttataggcacgtgacaaaggtcgTGATCCctaattaagaaaaagtaaattcggccaacaatttcaaaatatattttatgatttatatatatgttatatatagaaaatattataccacaaattttataaaaagattatgttttaactttatgttatccctgatcgactcaaccaacagcaaaataagaatttcaatgttgtctctattgattgtctacaggatgacataaattgatgaattataatacaaacatcaaacgacacatattttgaactaccatttgtattagacttttattaaatttttcgtatacatctttgttaaaattatagatgttataaacatgtattggattatatgatactttgaattaatttttttattttctccaatatgccttaaattattaagtgacatcaataatttttataaaatatatattattttttacaaataatcatttcataaaattagacaaacgtgttttacacgttactcccacctagtatatatatatatatatatatatatatatatatgagattttaCATTTGATGACGTCTTTACAcactcataaatatatatatatatatatatatatatatatctatatgttatctatatatgttatatatatatatatatatatctctatatataacatatatattattattattattattattattattattattaacaatatataataatattggaGGTGAAACTTATAATTGTAggctaatattttattcaaattagaAATGGGATCGACGAGTTACGGACAGTAGGCATATAGCTCGAGAGAACGATGAATGGATAAGCCAACgacttgaaaaataataataataataataaagggaTAAAACGACAAGAAGAGGATCGTaacttttattatataaatatatataacatcagTGACACCTAaagtatctttttttttctttttttataatagaCTTAATTTTTCTGTACAAAACTTCCCTAaaagttcttaaaaaaaaaacacaatgtaCTCATGTTATATTGatcattataaaaattaatcttatttaaaatcatttataacaaataaattataaattagttttctaatcgttcatttttttttatcatttttaaagtttatatatgtaaaaataaattgtttttaaaaagcGTCCACAtctaattcttttttcttagtttattcTCATATTTCTTCAATATCTCTTGTAATCTATGCCATTCTTCTAGCTTTACTCTCCCAAAAAGGATACAATCATCTGCACTGGTACCCAAACCTttagcaaaaaaaataaaaaggtaggGTAACAAAAGATCATACTGCCTCAAACCCCTTCAAGCCAAAATTTTGTACCGGAAAGCCATTGATTAGAACAAAAAAAGATACAAATT comes from the Carya illinoinensis cultivar Pawnee chromosome 8, C.illinoinensisPawnee_v1, whole genome shotgun sequence genome and includes:
- the LOC122274779 gene encoding cysteine-rich and transmembrane domain-containing protein WIH1-like, whose product is MNDPRYPYAYPAQGQGYYQGPPVMAPPQYAAAPPRRSEAGFIGGCLAALCCCCRIGECCCCRIGECCCRIGECCCRIGECCCRIGECCCDPSIVCVC